A single Vibrio sp. YMD68 DNA region contains:
- the cls gene encoding cardiolipin synthase, giving the protein MDKFYHFLTLASIGIYWFLVAGVTLRIVLKRRAVSVSLAWLMIIYIVPVVGVACYFLFGELNLGRKRAERTKEMFTPFQHWFRQLNHCQAHLPESLDGHISKIDELCNNRMSIPALVGNSLSLQNSPDEILHSIIEDVEKAQHSISMVFYIWHPGGLADSVASALIQAAKRGVKVKLLLDSAGSPRFFKSPWCRMMKDSGIQVVQALEVSPWRMFLRRLDLRQHRKIIVIDDTIAYTGSMNLVDPAFFKQSADVGQWIDIMIRITGPTVNVLSAIHSWDWEVETGQRHLPKQPECTIQPNEQQNPVQVVPSGPGMPEHLIMQVLALAMHQANHSVKITTPYFVPSNDLLETIKLTAQRGVSVDIIIPHKNDSIMVKWASRAFYGDLLDAGVNIHEFHGGLLHTKSVVIDDHFCLVGTVNMDMRSLWLNFEVTLAVQDPAFTKEMSWLQQQYIEQSYPVDQEKWQERPLHHRFLERAFFLFNPLL; this is encoded by the coding sequence ATGGATAAGTTTTATCACTTTCTTACGCTAGCAAGTATTGGCATTTACTGGTTTCTAGTCGCTGGTGTTACTTTACGAATTGTCCTGAAAAGGCGGGCTGTTAGTGTTTCGCTAGCTTGGCTTATGATCATTTACATTGTTCCTGTTGTCGGCGTAGCTTGCTATTTTCTTTTCGGCGAGCTCAATTTAGGCCGTAAACGTGCGGAACGAACCAAAGAGATGTTTACCCCCTTTCAGCATTGGTTTCGTCAATTGAATCACTGCCAAGCGCACCTTCCAGAGTCACTCGATGGGCACATCTCCAAAATTGACGAGCTGTGCAATAACCGTATGAGCATACCTGCCCTTGTCGGCAATTCTTTGTCTTTACAAAACTCACCTGACGAGATTCTTCATTCGATTATTGAAGATGTAGAAAAAGCGCAACATAGCATCAGTATGGTTTTCTATATCTGGCACCCAGGCGGTCTGGCTGATTCGGTTGCAAGTGCCCTTATTCAAGCCGCTAAGCGAGGGGTTAAAGTTAAACTGCTGCTCGATTCTGCTGGAAGCCCACGCTTTTTCAAAAGCCCTTGGTGCCGGATGATGAAAGATTCAGGTATTCAAGTGGTTCAAGCTTTAGAAGTCAGCCCATGGCGAATGTTTCTACGCCGTCTTGATCTTCGCCAGCACCGCAAGATTATTGTCATCGATGATACTATTGCGTACACAGGTTCAATGAATCTTGTCGATCCCGCTTTTTTCAAACAAAGCGCCGATGTCGGGCAATGGATTGATATCATGATTCGCATTACTGGCCCGACGGTTAACGTTTTATCCGCGATTCATAGCTGGGACTGGGAAGTTGAAACAGGCCAACGTCACTTACCCAAACAGCCGGAATGCACAATTCAGCCCAATGAACAACAAAACCCCGTTCAAGTGGTTCCTTCAGGCCCTGGTATGCCAGAACACTTGATCATGCAAGTTCTCGCTTTAGCCATGCATCAGGCGAATCATTCGGTCAAAATTACTACCCCTTACTTTGTTCCTAGTAACGATTTACTTGAGACCATAAAATTAACCGCTCAGCGTGGTGTTTCCGTTGATATCATCATCCCTCATAAAAATGATTCAATCATGGTTAAGTGGGCATCGCGTGCCTTTTATGGCGATCTGCTCGACGCGGGGGTGAACATTCATGAGTTTCATGGGGGGTTGCTGCACACCAAATCGGTCGTTATTGATGACCATTTCTGCCTTGTCGGAACCGTCAATATGGATATGCGCAGTTTGTGGCTCAATTTTGAAGTGACCTTAGCCGTGCAAGATCCAGCGTTTACTAAAGAAATGTCGTGGCTTCAACAGCAATATATTGAGCAGTCGTATCCTGTTGACCAAGAAAAGTGGCAAGAACGCCCACTTCACCATAGATTCTTAGAACGAGCCTTCTTTTTATTCAATCCGCTTCTTTAA